In a single window of the Saccharothrix australiensis genome:
- a CDS encoding heavy-metal-associated domain-containing protein, producing the protein MSVTTTYTVSGMTCGHCAGSVTEELTAVDGVTGVDVKLDSGAVTVTSTRELTRDEVRAAITEAGYELVG; encoded by the coding sequence ATGTCCGTCACCACCACGTACACCGTCAGCGGCATGACCTGCGGCCACTGCGCCGGTTCCGTCACCGAGGAGCTGACCGCCGTGGACGGCGTCACCGGCGTCGACGTCAAGCTCGACAGCGGCGCCGTCACGGTCACCAGCACCCGCGAGCTGACCAGGGACGAGGTGCGCGCGGCGATCACCGAAGCCGGTTACGAGCTGGTCGGCTGA